GGACAGGCGGATTTGTCCCGCTTCGGTGAACTTTATCGCATTGGTCAATAAATTGATCAGAACCTGTTTTAAACGCAGTGAGTCGGTCTCGATAAATCGGGGCACGGTCTCAGAGATGTCTATGATGAATTCAAGCCCTTTTTCTACAAATTTGGCGGTCAACATTTGGACGATGCTGGTCAGGATTTCAAATAAATTGCAGTTCTGATAGTCCAGTTCCATTTTGTTGGCATCAATGCGAGAGATGTCGAGCAGGTCGTCGATCAAGGCCAGCAGTAAATCGGCCGATTCAAGCGCCCGCTTCAGTTGCTGCTGTTGATGGGGGGATTCCGACGCATTTAGCGCCAGTTTGGTAAACACGACAATTGCATTCATCGGGGTGCGGATCTCATGGCTCATATTGGCCAGGAACGCCGATTTTGCCCTGGATGATGCCTCAGCCGCCTCTTTGGCTTCTTCCAATTGACGGGTTCGTTGATAAACCAGGTCTTCCAATTGAAAGCTGTATGTCCTCAATTGGTGTTGAGCATGATCGCGCGCCGATATCGCACGGTGGATCTGCTCCAGCAGCTGGTTGAAGGCGGCCGCCAGCTGTTCGATTTCGGCATAGCTTTTATTCTCCGTTCTCAATTCATAATTTTGCCCTTCGCTAACGGTGCTGACAAAACTGGCTAGCGCCTCGATCGGTTTCGAGATAAGCTTTTGCAGGATGTAAGATAAAAATAAGGCTACGAACAGCGCAAGAACGATTACAAAGGCCACTACCAAAGCCGATCGGGTCAGCTGTTGCCAATAACGGGAAAAATCGGCAAACAGGATTACATGGCCAATCTTGTTGGCTTGCGAATAAATCGGGCGGGCATAGGCTAGATAGTGTTCGGTCTCGCTAGAGACCGGGCTTTCGGTCAAGAGTTCGTCAACGGTACCGGGCGTAATCGGCAAGTCACTGCCGGGGCGCTGATAACGCGCAAGAATCTGTTTTTCATCGTTCAGTAATAGTGCATGGTTCACCTGAGAGTCGTATTTCAGTGAGGCTAACAAGTTATTGGCCTCATCTTTATCGCCAAACACGATGACGGCCTGGGCGTTATCGGCTATGACGCCGGCCTGGATGGTCAGACTGTTGTTCATGTCCTGTTTCAATTGCACCATCCGGAAGCTTATGAACAGCAGGCCCGCTATCAGGAGCACGATAGTGCTGGTCAGCATGATGATGAAGAAGAGCCGGTTTTTAATGGAGCGTTTGTTCTGAATCATGGTGGCTGATCGGCTAAATGCAATAATTGCGCTCTTAATTCCAGACCGGCCCCTTTGGCCGCCTGTTCATTGATAGCGAAGCGGATTCTGTTTTCTTTATTGTAAAGATATATCATTCCGCCCTGTCGGTAAAATGCCTCAGTTTCTCCGACAGTCAGGACCGGATGAGAAGCCACTGCTTGTAAAAAGGGCTTCGGCGTCTGGATGTGTCTGGGCAAATAAAGCAGATGGCAGGCTGATAAATTGTCACGCGGCTGTACCTCGATAACTTCTATTTTATGTTGGTTGATCGATTTGCCGGCCAGCACCGTTTTCAAGGATTCGAGCATGGCCTGATCGTCTGCAACGCAAAAATGCATTGGTTCCGAGCCAGTCGGGTTGAGCCTGGACGGCGGCCACTCGACGAACAGCGATAATCTGAAAAGATAAGCCGCCTTAATCGTCAGCTCCCGTTGGTCCATGGCCCAGCCTTGGCTCAACAGCAGCGCCGATATAAAAACCGACTTCGTTAGCAACTGCAGCATGCGCATAATCTGCTTTATCGTTTCATTTTATCAAGCTGACGGGAGATAGCGGGCATCTTCAGTACTGATAGGACAGCTTCAGCATGATTTCCCGGGATGGGCCGGGCAGGGCAGGGTGGCCCCCATTGTAAGGCTGGACGTATTCAAAGCGCTCATTAAAGATGTCGTAAAAACCTAATCCGACTTCCAATCCCTTGGTCAGCAGGTTCTGGTAGCGGAAATAGACGTTGGCCATCCAGGCAGGTTTGTGTTGCGTCAGGAGGTCGCCGGTGTAGCCGTAGCGGTCGCTGACAAATATCAGGGTCGGATTGATGGAAAACGATGGCGTAATATTGGCATGGGCGTTGAGCGTCACTTTGTGAGTGGGAAAGCCAACATTGAGCCGGTCGTGAATCTGT
This is a stretch of genomic DNA from Methylobacter sp. YRD-M1. It encodes these proteins:
- a CDS encoding YfiR family protein, which encodes MLQLLTKSVFISALLLSQGWAMDQRELTIKAAYLFRLSLFVEWPPSRLNPTGSEPMHFCVADDQAMLESLKTVLAGKSINQHKIEVIEVQPRDNLSACHLLYLPRHIQTPKPFLQAVASHPVLTVGETEAFYRQGGMIYLYNKENRIRFAINEQAAKGAGLELRAQLLHLADQPP